One Oryza sativa Japonica Group chromosome 8, ASM3414082v1 DNA window includes the following coding sequences:
- the LOC107281976 gene encoding hydroxycinnamoyltransferase 4: protein MDKALKSEIEGVEEIESCFIAPSEDTPRQGLWLSPLDIVLANRGHTPNVYFYRRDVVAASVQCRGCTLRRGPISTKIFTISVHQLVALKRICCGMSTFCAVSALVWQCMCVARQLPLDAETRVTFPVNIRRRVTPPLPDRYFGNALVIMKVASTVRDVVLGTLAASAGQIKSTLGRLDGEMLQSVIDYNEIAGMSNKPAKGNLPDTELRMIGWLGMPVYDVDFGWGKPEMMSRAESVRSGFVYMMDGTDNDGGGVRVLMCMEARKMEEFERLLYAKFVQ from the exons ATGGACAAGGCACTGAAGTCAGAGATAGAAGGGGTAGAGGAGATTGAGTCATGTTTTATAGCACCCAGTGAGGACACGCCTAGACAAGGGCTCTGGCTCTCTCCCCTCGACATCGTCCTGGCCAACAGAGGCCATACCCCTAATGTTTACTTCTACCGACGTGATGTTGTTGCTGCCAGCG TGCAATGCCGAGGGTGCACTCTTCGTCGTGGCCCCATATCTACCAAGATCTTCACCATCTCTGTGCACCAGCTTGTAGCCCTTAAACGAATCTGTTGTGGCATGAGCACATTTTGTGCCGTGAGCGCCCTTGTATGGCAGTGCATGTGTGTTGCTCGGCAGCTGCCTCTAGACGCCGAGACACGCGTCACCTTCCCAGTCAACATCCGACGCCGTGTAACGCCACCTCTCCCAGACCGCTACTTCGGCAATGCACTTGTCATCATGAAAGTGGCCTCCACGGTGAGGGACGTTGTCTTGGGGACATTGGCTGCAAGTGCTGGCCAAATAAAGAGCACATTGGGCCGCCTTGATGGTGAGATGTTGCAGTCAGTGATAGACTACAATGAGATAGCAGGGATGTCCAACAAGCCTGCGAAAGGAAACCTACCAGATACAGAACTGCGAATGATTGGTTGGCTAGGCATGCCTGTTTACGACGTGGATTTTGGGTGGGGGAAGCCGGAGATGATGTCTCGTGCAGAGTCTGTGCGCAGCGGTTTCGTTTATATGATGGATGGCACCGACAACGATGGGGGTGGCGTGCGCGTGCTCATGTGTATGGAGGCACGAAAGATGGAGGAGTTCGAGCGACTGCTTTATGCCAAGTTTGTGCAATGA
- the LOC4346205 gene encoding putrescine hydroxycinnamoyltransferase 1-like isoform X2: MESCFVTPHEDTPETIEEEVKEMESCFVTPHEDTPRQGLWLSPLDIVMVSRGHTPTVYFYQRDTATVAADFFEVGRLKEAMAKALVAFYPLAGRLSVDGDGRPEIDCNAEGALFVVAQSKLTVDAFSDLKPSPELRRLFAPRIEPASIMLGVQVTFLSCGGVALGTVLHHVAIDALSAFHFFQTWSSFCRDGEAAMLELPCHERTLLRTRSPPIVHPDVHSMFSLKLNFCEPSDPISTKIFVISKNQLDALKQICGGLSTFCAMSALVWQCMCIARQLPLDAETRVIFPVNIRRRVKPPLPDRYFGNALVDLKVASTVRDIVLGTLDVTAAQIKNALGRLDDEMLQSAIDYNEMAGMPNKHTKGNLPDTELRMVSWLGMPVYDADFGWGKPEMMSRAESVRGGFVYMMDGIDNDGGGVRVLMCMEARKMEEFERLFYAKFAQ, from the exons ATGGAGTCATGTTTTGTAACGCCCCACGAGGACACGCCAGAGACGATAGAAGAAGAGGTGAAAGAGATGGAGTCTTGTTTTGTAACGCCCCACGAGGACACGCCAAGGCAAGGGCTCTGGCTCTCTCCCCTCGACATAGTCATGGTCAGCAGAGGCCATACCCCTACTGTGTACTTCTACCAACGTGACACTGCCACTGTTGCTGCCGATTTTTTCGAGGTAGGCAGGCTTAAGGAGGCTATGGCAAAGGCCCTAGTGGCCTTCTACCCCTTGGCAGGCCGTCTCAGTGTAGATGGTGATGGTAGGCCTGAAATTGACTGCAATGCCGAGGGTGCGCTCTTTGTTGTGGCTCAGTCAAAACTCACCGTTGATGCCTTCAGCGACCTTAAGCCATCACCAGAGTTGAGGAGGTTGTTTGCCCCCCGTATTGAGCCAGCATCCATCATGCTTGGAGTACAG GTGACTTTCTTGAGTTGTGGTGGTGTGGCATTAGGGACGGTGTTGCACCATGTCGCCATCGATGCCCTTAGCGCGTTCCATTTCTTCCAGACATGGTCTTCTTTCTGCCGAGATGGTGAAGCCGCCATGTTGGAGCTGCcctgccatgaacgcaccctcCTCCGCACACGCTCCCCACCTATCGTCCACCCGGATGTGCACTCAATGTTCAGTCTAAAGCTCAACTTCTGTGAGCCATCAGACCCTATATCCACCAAGATATTCGTCATCTCCAAGAACCAGCTCGATGCCCTTAAACAAATATGTGGTGGATTGAGCACATTTTGTGCCATGAGCGCCCTTGTATGGCAGTGCATGTGCATTGCTCGGCAACTCCCTCTAGACGCCGAGACACGCGTCATCTTCCCAGTCAACATTCGGCGCCGTGTGAAGCCACCTCTCCCAGATCGCTACTTCGGCAATGCACTTGTCGACTTGAAAGTAGCCTCCACAGTTAGGGACATTGTCTTGGGGACACTGGATGTAACTGCTGCCCAGATAAAGAACGCATTGGGACGCCTTGACGATGAGATGCTGCAGTCGGCGATAGACTACAATGAGATGGCAGGGATGCCCAACAAGCATACCAAGGGAAACCTGCCAGATACAGAATTACGAATGGTCTCTTGGCTAGGCATGCCAGTTTATGATGCGGATTTTGGGTGGGGGAAGCCGGAGATGATGTCTCGTGCGGAGTCTGTGCGTGGCGGATTTGTTTATATGATGGATGGCATTGACAACGATGGGGGTGGCGTGCGTGTGCTCATGTGTATGGAGGCACGAAAGATGGAGGAGTTCGAGCGACTGTTTTATGCCAAGTTTGCACAATGA
- the LOC4346205 gene encoding putrescine hydroxycinnamoyltransferase 1-like isoform X1, with protein MESCFVTPHEDTPETIEEEVKEMESCFVTPHEDTPRQGLWLSPLDIVMVSRGHTPTVYFYQRDTATVAADFFEVGRLKEAMAKALVAFYPLAGRLSVDGDGRPEIDCNAEGALFVVAQSKLTVDAFSDLKPSPELRRLFAPRIEPASIMLGVQVHINYSLQVTFLSCGGVALGTVLHHVAIDALSAFHFFQTWSSFCRDGEAAMLELPCHERTLLRTRSPPIVHPDVHSMFSLKLNFCEPSDPISTKIFVISKNQLDALKQICGGLSTFCAMSALVWQCMCIARQLPLDAETRVIFPVNIRRRVKPPLPDRYFGNALVDLKVASTVRDIVLGTLDVTAAQIKNALGRLDDEMLQSAIDYNEMAGMPNKHTKGNLPDTELRMVSWLGMPVYDADFGWGKPEMMSRAESVRGGFVYMMDGIDNDGGGVRVLMCMEARKMEEFERLFYAKFAQ; from the exons ATGGAGTCATGTTTTGTAACGCCCCACGAGGACACGCCAGAGACGATAGAAGAAGAGGTGAAAGAGATGGAGTCTTGTTTTGTAACGCCCCACGAGGACACGCCAAGGCAAGGGCTCTGGCTCTCTCCCCTCGACATAGTCATGGTCAGCAGAGGCCATACCCCTACTGTGTACTTCTACCAACGTGACACTGCCACTGTTGCTGCCGATTTTTTCGAGGTAGGCAGGCTTAAGGAGGCTATGGCAAAGGCCCTAGTGGCCTTCTACCCCTTGGCAGGCCGTCTCAGTGTAGATGGTGATGGTAGGCCTGAAATTGACTGCAATGCCGAGGGTGCGCTCTTTGTTGTGGCTCAGTCAAAACTCACCGTTGATGCCTTCAGCGACCTTAAGCCATCACCAGAGTTGAGGAGGTTGTTTGCCCCCCGTATTGAGCCAGCATCCATCATGCTTGGAGTACAG GTGCACATTAATTATTCCTTGCAGGTGACTTTCTTGAGTTGTGGTGGTGTGGCATTAGGGACGGTGTTGCACCATGTCGCCATCGATGCCCTTAGCGCGTTCCATTTCTTCCAGACATGGTCTTCTTTCTGCCGAGATGGTGAAGCCGCCATGTTGGAGCTGCcctgccatgaacgcaccctcCTCCGCACACGCTCCCCACCTATCGTCCACCCGGATGTGCACTCAATGTTCAGTCTAAAGCTCAACTTCTGTGAGCCATCAGACCCTATATCCACCAAGATATTCGTCATCTCCAAGAACCAGCTCGATGCCCTTAAACAAATATGTGGTGGATTGAGCACATTTTGTGCCATGAGCGCCCTTGTATGGCAGTGCATGTGCATTGCTCGGCAACTCCCTCTAGACGCCGAGACACGCGTCATCTTCCCAGTCAACATTCGGCGCCGTGTGAAGCCACCTCTCCCAGATCGCTACTTCGGCAATGCACTTGTCGACTTGAAAGTAGCCTCCACAGTTAGGGACATTGTCTTGGGGACACTGGATGTAACTGCTGCCCAGATAAAGAACGCATTGGGACGCCTTGACGATGAGATGCTGCAGTCGGCGATAGACTACAATGAGATGGCAGGGATGCCCAACAAGCATACCAAGGGAAACCTGCCAGATACAGAATTACGAATGGTCTCTTGGCTAGGCATGCCAGTTTATGATGCGGATTTTGGGTGGGGGAAGCCGGAGATGATGTCTCGTGCGGAGTCTGTGCGTGGCGGATTTGTTTATATGATGGATGGCATTGACAACGATGGGGGTGGCGTGCGTGTGCTCATGTGTATGGAGGCACGAAAGATGGAGGAGTTCGAGCGACTGTTTTATGCCAAGTTTGCACAATGA
- the LOC112935982 gene encoding LOW QUALITY PROTEIN: putative disease resistance protein RGA3 (The sequence of the model RefSeq protein was modified relative to this genomic sequence to represent the inferred CDS: inserted 1 base in 1 codon), translated as MLCLSSSLIPPCFAAENASCCDCNAVQRNMAESLLLPVVRGVAGKAADALVQSVTRMCGIDGDRRKLERQLLAVQCKLADAEAKSETNPAVKRWMKDLKAVAYEADDVLDDFEYEALRREVKIGDSTTRKVLGFFTPHSPLLFRVTMSRKLGDVLKKINELVEEMNKFGLMEHVEVPQLPYRLTHSGLDESADIFGREHDKEVLVKLTLDQHDQQNLQVLPIVGMGGLGKTTLAKLIYNDPSVQEHFQLKMWHCVSENFEVGSLLKSIVELATNRRCQLINTIELLRRQLEEAFGRRRFLLVLDDVWNDEENKWADDLKPLLNSVGGAGSVIVVTTRSQRVASIMGTLEPYELRCLNEDDSWEVFSKRAFGKQVQEQAKLVSIGTRIVKKCRGVPLALKTMGGLMSSKQSVSEWEVIAESNIGARVQGKNDVMDILKLSYRHLSPEMKQCFAFCAIFPQDYEMVKDELIQLWMANGFIQEEENMDLTHKGEMIFHDLVWRSFLQDVKEEFIIGYHCDSIVCKMHDLMHDLAKDVTDECASTTKELDQLKGSIKDVRHLRIPEEMEETMTELFKGTSSLHTLIDRSWRSTLWNVSVEFNLASVRALRCSVINSAITNAKHIRFLDLSETSIVRLPDSICMLYNLQSLRLNSCDELEYLPKGMRTMRKLIHIYLYWCDSLRRMPPNIGLLNNLRTLTTYVVDTEAGCGIEELKDLQHLTNRLELYNLHKVKSEEKAKQANMYQKKNLSEVLFFWGRQKRCMPNDNAYNEERVLESLAPYCSNLKVLELHGYGGVEIPEWMRDPHTFQRISKLNISNCPRCKDLPPVWLLVSLEELSLSCMDNLTTLCTNDDVEAEGCGTSLQIFPKLKKMFLRNLPNLERWAVNISGDPSSFITLPQLEILRISDCPKLAGIPDCPVLRDLNIDRCSNIAVSSLAHVTSLSYLSYDAEGFDSMTMPLGSWSSLMRLKVRSLANMVISLEDQQNQGESNLVNLRRLNLHGPKCFTTVSGFSELHHGIWVHFAFVEHLVIGDCHDIVRWPTEELRCLIRLRSLHIFKFTSLGINFSLSEEILYLSCLEELNITSCSGIVEIPKLPASLEELFIQSCQNLVVPLPPNLGNLASLRNFIVIKCESLKLLPDGMDGLTSLRKLHLDGXSGIEKFPEGLLQRLPTLEYLHLYSCSVSNDQLVRRCKEGGEYFDLLSSIPDKSIIFSERYYRKRFLPFC; from the exons ATGCTTTGCCTTTCATCTTCATTAATTCCACCGTGCTTTGCAGCTGAGAACGCCTCATGCTGTGACTGTAATGCTGTGCAACGCAACATGGCGGAATCGCTACTTCTCCCGGTGGTGCGTGGGGTGGCCGGCAAGGCGGCCGACGCGCTCGTCCAGAGCGTCACTCGCATGTGCGGCATCGACGGCGACCGCCGCAAGCTGGAGCGCCAGCTTCTGGCCGTCCAGTGCAAGCTGGCCGATGCCGAGGCGAAGAGCGAGACCAACCCCGCCGTCAAGCGCTGGATGAAGGACCTCAAGGCCGTCGCCTACGAGGCCGACGACGTCCTCGACGACTTCGAGTACGAGGCGCTGCGCCGCGAGGTCAAGATCGGCGACTCCACCACCCGCAAGGTACTCGGCTTCTTCACGCCGCATAGCCCACTCCTGTTCCGTGTTACCATGAGTAGGAAGCTGGGTGATGTCCTCAAGAAGATCAACGAGCTGGTCGAAGAGATGAACAAGTTTGGCCTGATGGAACACGTAGAGGTGCCACAGCTTCCTTATCGGCTAACACACTCGGGGCTGGACGAGTCAGCAGACATATTTGGGCGAGAGCATGACAAAGAGGTGTTGGTGAAACTGACGCTGGATCAGCATGATCAGCAGAATTTGCAGGTTCTCCCCATCGTGGGGATGGGAGGTTTGGGCAAGACGACGCTTGCCAAGCTGATATACAATGACCCCAGTGTCCAGGAACATTTCCAACTGAAGATGTGGCACTGTGTCTCAGAGAACTTTGAAGTTGGTTCCCTTCTGAAATCCATCGTTGAATTGGCTACAAATAGAAGATGCCAACTAATCAACACCATCGAGCTGTTGCGACGGCAACTTGAGGAAGCCTTTGGCCGAAGAAGGTTTCTACTTGTTCTTGACGATGTATGGAACGACGAGGAAAACAAGTGGGCTGATGACCTAAAGCCACTACTGAACTCTGTTGGCGGTGCAGGAAGTGTCATTGTCGTCACAACTCGGAGCCAACGAGTGGCATCTATAATGGGCACACTTGAACCTTATGAGCTACGGTGTCTGAATGAAGATGATTCGTGGGAGGTGTTCTCCAAGAGAGCGTTTGGTAAACAAGTACAGGAGCAAGCAAAGTTGGTTTCCATCGGCACACGTATTGTCAAGAAATGCAGGGGGGTGCCTCTTGCTCTCAAGACGATGGGTGGCCTTATGAGTTCAAAGCAATCAGTCTCAGAATGGGAGGTCATTGCAGAAAGTAATATTGGGGCTAGGGTCCAAGGTAAAAATGATGTCATGGACATATTGAAATTGAGCTATAGACACCTATCACCTGAAATGAAGCAATGCTTTGCGTTCTGTGCAATTTTCCCCCAAGATTACGAGATGGTTAAAGACGAACTAATCCAACTATGGATGGCAAATGGTTTTATTCAAGAAGAGGAGAACATGGATTTGACACATAAAGGAGAAATGATCTTCCATGATTTGGTATGGAGATCGTTCCTCCAAGACGTGAAAGAGGAGTTCATAATCGGTTATCACTGTGATTCAATTGTTtgtaaaatgcatgatttaatGCATGACCTAGCAAAAGATGTTACTGATGAATGTGCTAGTACAACAAAAGAGTTGGATCAGCTGAAAGGCTCGATAAAAGATGTCCGTCACTTGCGAATTCCTGAAGAAATGGAAGAAACGATGACCGAGTTATTCAAAGGCACATCATCTCTGCATACTCTGATAGACCGATCATGGCGATCAACATTATGGAATGTTAGTGTGGAATTCAATTTGGCATCAGTGAGAGCATTGCGTTGTTCTGTTATCAATAGTGCTATCACAAATGCAAAGCATATACGGTTTCTCGACCTTTCCGAGACTAGTATCGTTAGATTGCCAGATTCAATATGCATGTTATATAACTTACAATCACTGAGGCTCAATAGTTGCGATGAGCTAGAATATTTGCCAAAAGGTATGAGAACAATGAGGAAGCTTATCCATATTTATCTATATTGGTGTGACAGTTTGCGACGGATGCCCCCAAATATCGGTCTGCTGAATAATCTTCGTACTCTGACAACATATGTTGTGGACACTGAAGCAGGCTGTGGAATTGAGGAGCTCAAAGACTTGCAACACCTTACCAACAGGTTGGAACTGTACAATTTGCACAAAGTAAAAAGCGAAGAGAAGGCAAAACAAGCCAATATGTACCAGAAGAAAAATCTAAGTGAAGTATTGTTTTTCTGGGGCCGACAAAAACGTTGCATGCCTAATGACAATGCCTATAACGAGGAGCGTGTGTTGGAGTCACTTGCACCTTATTGTAGTAACCTCAAAGTTTTGGAGTTACATGGATATGGTGGTGTTGAAATCCCTGAATGGATGAGAGACCCACACACGTTCCAGCGTATATCAAAACTCAACATTTCAAACTGTCCAAGATGCAAGGATCTACCACCAGTATGGCTCTTGGTCTCTCTTGAGGAGTTGTCCTTGTCTTGCATGGATAACCTAACCACATTATGTACGAATGATGATGTAGAAGCTGAGGGATGTGGTACCTCTCTGCAAATTTTCCCCAAGCTTAAGAAGATGTTCTTAAGAAATCTACCAAACTTGGAGAGATGGGCAGTCAATATTTCAGGAGATCCTAGTAGCTTCATCACGCTTCCCCAGCTCGAGATACTAAGAATCAGTGACTGCCCTAAACTTGCAGGCATTCCAGATTGCCCGGTTCTAAGAGACCTGAATATAGATAGATGTTCAAATATTGCTGTCAGCTCGCTCGCACACGTAACAAGTTTGTCCTATCTCAGTTACGACGCAGAAGGCTTTGATTCTATGACCATGCCGCTGGGCTCATGGTCATCACTCATGAGATTAAAAGTAAGGTCTCTCGCAAACATGGTGATTTCTCTGGAGGACCAACAAAACCAAGGAGAAAGTAATCTCGTAAATCTTCGGCGTTTGAATCTACATGGCCCCAAATGCTTCACGACGGTATCCGGTTTCTCTGAATTGCACCATGGGATATGGGTACACTTTGCCTTTGTGGAGCATTTGGTGATTGGAGATTGCCATGATATTGTCCGCTGGCCAACGGAGGAGCTCAGGTGCTTGATTCGCCTCCGCTCCCttcatatttttaagtttaccAGCCTGGGAATAAATTTTTCTTTGTCCGAGGAAATCCTTTATTTATCCTGTCTAGAGGAATTAAATATAACTAGTTGTTCCGGAATAGTGGAGATCCCGAAGTTGCCTGCATCGCTCGAGGAATTGTTTATTCAAAGTTGCCAGAATTTGGTCGTACCACTGCCTCCAAACCTTGGAAATTTGGCAAGTCTAAGGAATTTCATCGTAATAAAGTGTGAGTCCCTGAAATTGCTGCCCGATGGAATGGATGGCCTCACTTCCCTGAGGAAATTACATCTTGATG TGTCGGGGATAGAGAAATTTCCGGAGGGTCTCCTCCAGCGGCTCCCGACCCTCGAATACCTACATTTATATTCCTGCAGTGTCAGCAATGATCAGCTTGTAAGACGTTGCAAAGAAGGTGGTGAGTATTTTGACTTGCTCTCCTCCATTCCAGATAAATCAATAATATTTTCAGAAAGGTACTATCGCAAGAGGTTCCTCCCCTTCTGCTGA